GTGAGTGATACGTCGTGAACGACGGTGCGTGACTTGTAGCGCTTCTTAAGCGCAACGGCTGAAAGCTGGCTCATTGCGCTTTGGCGGTGTGGCGGCCTTCGCGGCCGCGGGTTTGGCTGCAGGTTTGCTGGCGTCCGCAGCAGCGCCGTCTTTTTTGGGCGCTTCTTCCTTGTCACGCGGCTGCAGCACGAAGGTCACGCCCTTGCCCTCACTGGCGCGCTGTTTGGACTCACGCGCCTCGTACTTGCTGGTCTGGGTGTTGTAGGTAATGTAGTTGGCGCGCGTTTCGTCGTCGCCAACAAACAGGATGGCGTTGCCGAACAGTTCGACGATGCCCTTGCCGCTGTCGTAGTCCACGCGATCGGCGACGCCCTGCGCCCAGTCACCGTTGTCGGTGCGCTGCCGGAAGCAGACCGGTTTGCCGGTCAATGTGGCGTTGTAGTTTTCATCCGCCGAGGTCTGCGCGGTGCCTTTGTCGGCCGCGATGCGCAGCGTGCCCTGGGTGATCACCACCGACTTTTCGAGCCGATAGAACCCCTTGGCGTGGTCGGCGTCACCATCGATGGCGTTGATGGTGACCTTTTCCTTGCGGTCGGCCTTTTCGGCGTGCGCGAGCACGGGTGCCAGCACCGCGAGCAACAAGGCAATTGCACTTGCTGTCCGGTATCGGTGGTTTGGGTACGGCAAATTTGTCATGGCCATTCCTTGATCAATCCTTGCTGGCTGCGTCTTTCGGGCGCAGCTCGATTTCGATACCGCGACTGGTTTGTCCCTGCTTTTTCTCGGCGTCAACCTGCAAGCCCTGAGTCACCATCACACGGTCACCGCTGACGGTGCGGGTGGTCGATTCGGTGCGCGCCTGCTGGGTCTTCGGGAACACGGTAAGCGTTTCGCTCTCGTACGTCACGGCGTCGCGACCGGGGCTGGCCGCCTGCCGCGCAACCACCTTGCCGGAGAAATCCACCTGTTCCAGTCCGCCGCCGGCAGTCGCGCTGCTAAGCACTGCGCGTGCCGCGCGGACATCCATTCTTGGTTTGCCCGCAGGTTCATTCTCGTAGCGCGGTTCGTAAACCACGGTGCTCTGCGTCGCCGGCACATGCACCGCCAGACCACCGATCATGGTGCTCTCAATGCGGCCATCTGCTGCAGTTCGTTCGATCCGAAAGCCCTGAATGAAGTGATCGGGGGCGGGTAACGCTGAAGCCTTCTGTGCCCTTACGCTATCCGTCACCCGTGCATCGAGCCAGAACGTCAGCACCGCAAAGATGGCCACCGCAAACAGCGGAAACAGCGCGGCCAGCCGGTCCTGCCGTTTGCGCCAGACCAGCGTCGTGCTCATGTGCCGCTGCCTGTCAGGTAGCGTTGCACCAGCTCATCCAGCCGGCCCTGCACGCGCAGCACCGCCTCGATCATCTCGCGCACCGCGCCATCGCCGCCATTGAGCGTTGCCAGCCAGTGCGCGCGCTGGCGAACAGCGGCGGCGGCATTCGGCACCGTCGCGGCCAGCCCGGCCTGCACTAGCGCTGGCAGGTCGAGCCAGTCGTCGCCGATGTAGGCGACATTGGCAGCGGGCAAGGCCCATCGTTCACAGATCGCAGCGAAAGCGACGCCCTTGTTGCGCTCGCCGCTGACCAGCTCAACATCCAGCTCACGGGCACGGCGCTCGACAGCGGGGCCGCCACGCGCGGTGAGCATCGCCACCTTCCAGCCGGCCTGTTTGGCAAGCGTGATGCCAAAGCCATCAAGCACCGAGAACGACTTCATCTCGTCGCTGCCGAAGTAATTGAGCTTGCCGTCGGTCAGCACGCCGTCCACGTCACAAACGAGCCCGCGCACGGCGAGCATGCGCTCGGCAACGGTGGGGGGGCGGGGGGTCATCAGTCGTGCCATTACCGGTTCTCTTAAACCACTTTCGCGCGCAGCAGATCATGCATGTGCAGGGCGCCGACCAGCTTGCCGGCAGCGTCCACCACGAGAAGCTGCGTCTTGCGGCCCTGTTCGAGCACTGAGACCGCTTCGACCGCCAGCTCGTCGGGGCCAATGCTGACCGGCTTCACCGTCATGAAGTCAGCCACTTTCGCAGCGCTGAAGTCGGAAACTTTCGGCAGACAGCGGCGCAGATCGCCATCGGTGAAGATGCCGGCCACGGCGCCGTCCGGGGTGACGACTGCCGTCATGCCCATGCCTTTGCCGGTAATCTCGAACAGCGCCTGCGCCACGGTAGCGTCGAGTGCCACAGTCGGGATGGCGGTGCCAATGCGCATGACGTCGCGCACGTGGGTGAGCAGGCGCCGCCCGAGCGAGCCACCCGGATGCGAGCGCGCGAAGTCCTCTGCGGTAAAGCCGCGCGCCTCCAGCAGGGCCATCGCCAGTGCGTCGCCCAGCGCCATCGCGGCGGCGGTGCTGGCCGTTGGCGCCAGCCCGAGTGGGCAGGCTTCGGTGCTGACACCCGCGTCAAGCGTGATGTCGGCCTCGGTGCCAAGCGTGGAATTTTCGTTGCCGGTGATGGCAATGATGCGGGCGCCGACGCGCTTGATTGGCGTCAGCAAGGCGTTGACCTCGGCCACCTCGCCGGAATTGGACAGTGCGATCACCACGTCGTCGGCCGTGATCATGCCCATGTCGCCGTGGCTGGCCTCGGCCGGATGTACAAAGAACGCCGGCGTACCGGTGGAGGCTAGCGTCGCTGCGATCTTGCGGCCGACGTGGCCGGACTTGCCGATGCCGGTCACCACTACACGACCACTGGCGTTCAGAATCGTCTGCACCGCCGCCACCAGCGGCGCGCCGACGCGGGATTCCACCGCCGCAATCGCGGCCGCCTCGGTGGCCAGCACCGAGCGAGCGCGTCGCAAGACAGCGACAGAATCTACTGCAATATCCATGCTAGGCAGTATAGCGGGCTGGCTTGAGGATTGCTGTCGGGAGTCGCGAGACCGGTGTTCCCTAGCTGTCAGCTTTTTAGCTCAAGGCCCATTCGAAAAGGGCCCGTAACGATAAAGAGCACCAAGTCGAGATTTGGTCAAATCAGCATTGAAGCCCTATTCACACGGCTGTTTGCGCCAAAAGCTGTGGAGAAATCACGACGGGCCAATCGCTGATTTTCGCCTTGTCGCGTCCGTCAGGTGAGGAATTTTTCCAGCATCCGGTTCAAGAAGCGCTGGCCCCTTTCCGTCGGACGCACGACCTCATGCGTGCGCACCAGCAGTCCCTCGCGCTCAGCCTCGTCCAGCGCCCGACTGACCAGCGACACGGGGTAGCCAGCACGTTCGGAGAACCACGCCACCGGGAAACCTTCCGTCAGCCGCAACGCGTTCAGCATGAACTCGAAACCAACCTCGCCACGAGTGACCTCGCGCCGCTCGAAGACGCAGCTGGCCGGGTCCGCGCTGAGCGCCTTCTG
This is a stretch of genomic DNA from Casimicrobium huifangae. It encodes these proteins:
- the lptA gene encoding lipopolysaccharide transport periplasmic protein LptA, which gives rise to MTNLPYPNHRYRTASAIALLLAVLAPVLAHAEKADRKEKVTINAIDGDADHAKGFYRLEKSVVITQGTLRIAADKGTAQTSADENYNATLTGKPVCFRQRTDNGDWAQGVADRVDYDSGKGIVELFGNAILFVGDDETRANYITYNTQTSKYEARESKQRASEGKGVTFVLQPRDKEEAPKKDGAAADASKPAAKPAAAKAATPPKRNEPAFSRCA
- the lptC gene encoding LPS export ABC transporter periplasmic protein LptC, which translates into the protein MSTTLVWRKRQDRLAALFPLFAVAIFAVLTFWLDARVTDSVRAQKASALPAPDHFIQGFRIERTAADGRIESTMIGGLAVHVPATQSTVVYEPRYENEPAGKPRMDVRAARAVLSSATAGGGLEQVDFSGKVVARQAASPGRDAVTYESETLTVFPKTQQARTESTTRTVSGDRVMVTQGLQVDAEKKQGQTSRGIEIELRPKDAASKD
- a CDS encoding KdsC family phosphatase, producing the protein MTPRPPTVAERMLAVRGLVCDVDGVLTDGKLNYFGSDEMKSFSVLDGFGITLAKQAGWKVAMLTARGGPAVERRARELDVELVSGERNKGVAFAAICERWALPAANVAYIGDDWLDLPALVQAGLAATVPNAAAAVRQRAHWLATLNGGDGAVREMIEAVLRVQGRLDELVQRYLTGSGT
- a CDS encoding KpsF/GutQ family sugar-phosphate isomerase, which encodes MDIAVDSVAVLRRARSVLATEAAAIAAVESRVGAPLVAAVQTILNASGRVVVTGIGKSGHVGRKIAATLASTGTPAFFVHPAEASHGDMGMITADDVVIALSNSGEVAEVNALLTPIKRVGARIIAITGNENSTLGTEADITLDAGVSTEACPLGLAPTASTAAAMALGDALAMALLEARGFTAEDFARSHPGGSLGRRLLTHVRDVMRIGTAIPTVALDATVAQALFEITGKGMGMTAVVTPDGAVAGIFTDGDLRRCLPKVSDFSAAKVADFMTVKPVSIGPDELAVEAVSVLEQGRKTQLLVVDAAGKLVGALHMHDLLRAKVV